Proteins found in one Xenopus laevis strain J_2021 chromosome 1L, Xenopus_laevis_v10.1, whole genome shotgun sequence genomic segment:
- the LOC121400947 gene encoding vomeronasal type-2 receptor 26-like: MPKPRAQSCCYDCAPCSEGEISNTTDSENCIRCPYNEWPNEKKNQCIAKIEDFLSYTNDTIPVVFSAISVFLLLITVMILGVFIYYWDTPIVRANNRNLSFLLLVSIKLSFLSVFLFLGRPVDITCMLRIITFGITFSIAVSSLLAKTIMVCVAFKATKPGSSWRKWVGVKLSNSVVLICSSIQIIICMTWLAISPPFQELDLHTYPGTIIIQCNEGSAIGFYSVIGYMGLLAAVSFVLAFLARTLPDSFNEAKYITFSMLLFCSVWITMIPAYLSTKGKNTVCVEIFAILTSSAGLLGCVFLPKCYTILFNPQINTRSHLLGNKSS; encoded by the exons ATGCCAAAGCCAAGAGCCCAGTCTTGTTGTTATGATTGTGCCCCGTGTTCTGAAGGAGAAATTTCCAACACAACAG ACAGTGAAAACTGCATCAGATGCCCATACAATGAATGGCCCAATGAGAAGAAGAACCAGTGTATTGCAAAAATAGAAGACTTTCTGTCATATACAAATGATACCATTCCTGTGGTATTTTCAGCAATTTCAGTCTTTTTACTCCTTATAACAGTGATGATATTGGGAGTTTTCATTTACTACTGGGACACCCCCAttgtgagagccaacaacaggaacctgagcttcctcctccttgtctccatcaagctgagcttcctcagtgtgtttctgttcctcggtcgccctgtggatataacctgcatgctgcgcatcatcacttttggaatcaccttctccatagctgtctcttctctcctggccaagactatcatggtttgtgttgctttcaaagccaccaagccagggagctcatggagaaaatgggtgggagtcaaactgtccaattctgtcgTCTTgatctgctcatccattcaaataataatctgcatgacttggttggccatttctcctccctttcaggaactggaccttcacacttaccctggaaccatcatcattcagtgcaatgagggctcagctattggcttttactcagttattgggtatatggggcttctggcagctgttagttttgttttagcatttttagctcggacattaccggacagttttaatgaggccaagtacatcactttcagcatgttgctcttctgcagtgtttggatcacaatgatcccggcctatctgagcaccaaaggcaaaaacactgtgtgtgtggagatatttgccatactcacttcaagtgctggacttttaggtTGTGTTTTCCTGCCAAAATGTTACACAATTCTATTTAATCCTCAAATAAATACAAGATCCCATTTACTTGGAAACAAATCTTCATAG